Proteins found in one Mucilaginibacter gracilis genomic segment:
- a CDS encoding acetate/propionate family kinase has product MENRSYILAMNCGSSGIKFSLFSSDKLEAELTGSVELADTAESHFNITSRNGMVLVNYPIAHQDIHTAVKEIVSWFHLNRQHYPLSAIGHRIVQGGPEHRRPCVIDADLLNSLQHWAYLAPNHLPDDIKVIKAFRKQFPDALHVACFDTFFHRDMPDVAKYYALPSLYRDKGLIRYGFHGISCEYIMNKLGTISPAITQKKVIVAHLGNGSSITAIQNGQSVETTMGISPSGGILMGTRAGDIDPGVTLFLLKHENLTVTELDDLLSKHAGLKALAGHSNMELLLAKEENDTRSEEAVKAFCYQARKAIGALTAALGGLDVLVFTGGIGQHSARIRELICEPLDFLGINLNPKANHQNRVLISAKGAKAKVYALATHEEQIIASHTKQLLQQQTITDHDRTNH; this is encoded by the coding sequence ATGGAAAATCGATCTTATATTTTAGCGATGAATTGCGGTTCATCGGGCATCAAGTTCAGCCTTTTCAGTTCTGATAAATTAGAAGCTGAACTGACGGGGAGCGTTGAGCTGGCTGATACCGCTGAAAGTCACTTTAATATTACCAGTCGCAACGGGATGGTACTGGTCAATTACCCGATAGCACACCAGGATATACATACCGCGGTGAAGGAGATCGTATCATGGTTCCACCTTAACAGGCAGCATTATCCGCTTTCGGCAATTGGCCATCGTATTGTACAAGGCGGCCCGGAGCACAGACGGCCTTGTGTGATAGATGCGGACTTATTGAATAGTTTACAACATTGGGCCTACCTTGCCCCGAACCATTTGCCGGACGATATCAAGGTGATCAAAGCTTTCCGCAAACAGTTCCCGGATGCTTTGCACGTAGCGTGTTTTGATACTTTTTTCCATCGGGATATGCCGGATGTGGCCAAGTATTATGCATTACCGTCCCTTTACCGGGATAAGGGGCTCATACGGTACGGTTTCCACGGTATATCCTGCGAATATATCATGAACAAGCTCGGTACAATTTCGCCGGCAATAACCCAAAAAAAGGTCATTGTTGCCCACTTGGGCAACGGCTCAAGTATTACAGCCATACAAAACGGCCAAAGTGTGGAAACAACGATGGGCATTAGTCCATCTGGTGGTATCCTGATGGGCACCCGTGCGGGCGACATCGATCCGGGTGTCACCCTGTTTCTGTTAAAACATGAAAATCTGACAGTTACCGAACTGGATGACTTGTTGAGCAAACACGCCGGACTGAAAGCACTCGCCGGCCACAGCAATATGGAGTTGCTGTTAGCGAAAGAAGAAAACGATACGCGATCCGAAGAGGCGGTAAAAGCATTCTGTTACCAGGCCAGGAAAGCAATCGGTGCGTTAACTGCCGCCCTTGGCGGATTGGATGTCCTGGTTTTCACCGGCGGTATCGGTCAGCATTCGGCACGCATACGCGAACTCATTTGCGAGCCGCTTGATTTTCTGGGTATCAACCTTAACCCAAAAGCTAATCATCAAAACCGGGTTTTGATCTCTGCTAAGGGGGCAAAGGCAAAAGTATATGCTTTGGCCACACACGAGGAACAAATCATAGCCAGCCATACCAAACAATTACTTCAGCAACAAACTATAACAGATCATGACCGCACTAACCATTAA
- a CDS encoding universal stress protein: MKTLLLATDFSETGNHAVKYGYRLAQQLQANVMICHAFMIPAELPQVGIVVWPTEVHEDILEDNENKLQQIKQELKKSVHGTFIPSVKLLNEIGPVAEVLKNAGTSEAADMIIMGTHHEGINTLLLANHSKTMIDYLKKPLLLVPPKAKISLPGKISFASDFRHPGQDLEMILSLMPLIRSLNAELHITHIQPTGHHSEHKLWEIQFLNDIVQRSSYSKISTKIISDDNRVAALEKLSSGFETDLLVMVHHHHGFFEEIFKGSYTKKTAKNTAVPLLILHSNE, translated from the coding sequence ATGAAAACTTTACTCTTAGCCACAGATTTTTCGGAAACAGGCAATCACGCCGTAAAATATGGTTATAGGCTCGCCCAGCAGTTACAGGCCAATGTTATGATATGCCATGCCTTTATGATTCCTGCCGAGTTGCCGCAGGTAGGTATTGTAGTTTGGCCGACAGAAGTTCATGAGGATATCCTTGAGGATAATGAAAACAAGCTGCAACAGATTAAGCAAGAATTGAAAAAGTCTGTCCACGGCACATTTATCCCTTCGGTTAAACTACTGAACGAGATTGGCCCTGTGGCGGAGGTCCTAAAAAATGCTGGTACTTCGGAAGCTGCAGATATGATTATCATGGGAACGCATCATGAAGGTATTAACACCCTCTTACTGGCCAATCACAGCAAGACCATGATCGACTACCTGAAAAAACCCTTACTGCTGGTACCTCCGAAAGCAAAGATTAGTTTGCCCGGAAAAATCTCTTTCGCCTCCGATTTCAGGCATCCCGGTCAGGATCTGGAGATGATACTTTCGTTGATGCCATTGATCAGGTCGCTTAATGCGGAATTGCATATCACTCACATCCAACCCACAGGACACCACTCGGAACACAAGCTCTGGGAAATCCAATTTTTGAATGATATCGTTCAGCGTTCTTCTTATTCTAAAATATCGACCAAAATAATTTCGGATGATAACCGTGTAGCGGCATTAGAAAAATTAAGTTCCGGCTTTGAAACTGACTTGTTGGTGATGGTACACCATCACCATGGTTTTTTTGAAGAGATCTTTAAAGGGAGTTATACCAAAAAAACCGCAAAAAACACTGCCGTACCACTACTTATACTTCATTCAAACGAATAG